From Burkholderiales bacterium:
CGCCGACCACGTCGGCGGCAACGCGAAGCTGCTGGCGCGCTGGAAAGTGCCGGTCTTCGGACCGCGCGACGAGCGCATCGCCGAGGTCACGAACCGCGTCGGCGACGGCGACCGTGTACGCCTGCCGCATTTCGGCATCGAGCTCGACGTGCTCGAGATACCCGGCCACACCCGGAGTCACATCGCGTTCACGGGCGACGGGCTGCTGTTCTGCGGCGATACCCTGTTCGCCGCCGGCTGCGGGCGTCTCTTCGAAGGCACGCCGGCACAGATGCACACGTCGCTTTCGCGCCTCGCCGCGCTCCCCGACTCGACGCGCGTCTATTGCGGTCACGAGTACACGCTCGCCAACATCCGCTTCGCCAGGGCGGTCGAGCCGGGCAATGCGGCCCTCGCCGACTTCGAAGCGCGGGCGACGCGCCAGCGCGAGCGCGGCGAGCCGACCCTCCCGACCGAGATCGGACAGGAAAAGGCGACCAATCCGTTCATCCGTGTGACCGAATCCGCAGTGGCCGAGGCGGCGAGCCGCTATAAAGGCGCGCCGGTGCGCGATCCGGTGGAGGTCCTCGCCGCGATCCGCGAGTGGAAAAACAAGTTCTAGCGGACGGCCCACGGCCCGCGCAGCGCTGAAAACATTGAAAAAAGGCGGGAAACCGCGGCTGCTCCGCGCCTGCCTCAGCCTGCGCCTACCGCACAATTAGCCTTTTGAAGTCGGGCGCTACTGCCTGATTTTTAAGCAATTTCAACATTTGACTCGAGTCCCGGGCGAAAGTTACCATGCGCTCGTTTGTACGGGAGGGGGCAAGATGCAGGCAAAAACACTACTTCCGGCGGTCGTACTGCTCACCTCCGCCTGTGCTCAGGTGCCGGTCGGCGGTGATACCGCAGCCGGGGAGGCCGCCGCCATGCGCGCCGCCGCGTCGCCGCTCTCGCCTCAGCTGCCTGTCGAGGCCATAACCGAAGCGTCCGTTGCCGCCCCCGCGGCGAAGCGCGTACCGTCGCAGACCGCAGCGGCGGATGCTGCGGCGGCCGAAGCCGCTGCCGCCGAAGCCGCCGCCCGCGAGCTCGCGGCGAAGAGCCTGTGGACGCGCGTGCGCAACGGCTTCGCGATGCCGCCTTTCGAGACCGACCTCGTGCGCGACTGGGAGAACTGGTACGCGAGCCGCCCCGACTACGTCGCGCGCATGATCGATCGCAGCAGCCGCATCCTCTTTCACGTCGTCGAGCAGGTGGAAAAGCGCGGCATGCCGATGGAAGTCGCCCTCCTGCCGATGATCGAGAGCGCCT
This genomic window contains:
- the gloB gene encoding hydroxyacylglutathione hydrolase, which translates into the protein MSRYDVIPVRAFNDNYVWTVRDATHAIVVDPGDAAPVIEYLDREGLTLAAILNTHHHADHVGGNAKLLARWKVPVFGPRDERIAEVTNRVGDGDRVRLPHFGIELDVLEIPGHTRSHIAFTGDGLLFCGDTLFAAGCGRLFEGTPAQMHTSLSRLAALPDSTRVYCGHEYTLANIRFARAVEPGNAALADFEARATRQRERGEPTLPTEIGQEKATNPFIRVTESAVAEAASRYKGAPVRDPVEVLAAIREWKNKF